From the genome of Thermogutta terrifontis, one region includes:
- a CDS encoding acyl-CoA thioesterase, with product MLREHEIEIRVRYPECDPMGFLHHSRVFIYFEMGRTELLRASGGNYRQWEERGLYVVVVHAECRYYQPARYDDLLRLRTIVKRVTAYKIEHEYLLYRDGDLLCRGNVTLAIVDRSGQVQPVPEEVRKEFEASESKVG from the coding sequence ATGCTTCGGGAACATGAAATTGAAATCCGGGTGCGGTATCCCGAGTGCGATCCGATGGGGTTTTTGCACCATAGCCGGGTTTTCATTTATTTCGAGATGGGACGGACCGAGTTGCTCCGCGCCTCCGGAGGAAACTACCGCCAGTGGGAAGAACGGGGGCTGTACGTGGTCGTGGTGCACGCAGAATGCCGCTATTACCAGCCGGCTCGGTACGACGACCTCCTGCGATTACGAACCATCGTCAAACGCGTCACGGCGTACAAAATTGAACATGAATACCTGCTGTACCGTGATGGAGACCTTCTTTGCCGCGGGAATGTGACGCTGGCGATTGTCGATCGTTCTGGACAGGTGCAACCGGTGCCGGAGGAGGTCCGCAAGGAATTCGAAGCGAGCGAGTCAAAGGTGGGCTGA